The window AATGAGTCATTTTAGCTTAGTGATAATCTGTAATTGTTGAACTGCTTTGCTGTTTGGTGTTGTGCCAAATACTTGAGAACCTAAAATCCAAGACGTGCAcatgtaaatacatttaaataaaaaggatgGAAGTGCAGATAGTGATGTTTGGGCTCTACATGTCGGCTGTGGGGGAGGAAGACAAGTCAGAGTCATAGAGTTTCTCATAAATGTGCACCagttctgttttctttctgtgtgaAATGATGATGACCTAATCGTGGTGAGGTCACTGAGGACGCCGTACCTGTGAAGTGTTTCTGTAAATATTAGTTAAACACTTTATCGACTGTTTGCTGTACATATTAAAGCCTCCTGTTATCAGCCTTCAAGAAAAGCTCCGTCCTCTTTGCCAGCTGTGCAGAAATGACTTGATCTCACTCAGATTTTAAAACACTGAGAGTGTAAATGTACGACATCTCATTCGTCCTGGTGTTGGGATAATAAGTGTGTAATGTATAGTCATAATAAATTCATACATGTGTGGCTCCGTGGTGATTGTTGCATTTAATTTGAGTTTTGTCAGACACGAGTGGAAATGAAACGGCGCAAAACTGACGGATTTGCCTGgaggcgacctttgaccccagcgaCCAGCCCCAGATACGACACAGACAGCTGATCAGGGAGAACAACGAGCCATAAAAGACGCTTCGGCGCCGAGGGGAGGGAGCCAGAGTGCAGCGTTGCAGACAGACGCACAGTAACAGTGAGGGAATGTGTGGGGTTTTTAACATCGCCGTGTGACAAACTACACAGAGACTCAATGTTCAAACATTATTAAACATCTCCGTGTAGCTCGGCGCGGCCCGAGCCCGGGTTTGATCCAAAGGCCGCTCCCAGActccctgctgctctgttccTCCCTTCCCTTTTCTTCTCTCAGCGGGGAAATAATCAGGACGGATGTTTGGCACATGTCTCTGTGGttttattgaaaataaaaaaaaaactattttaaaagaCAGCAGATATGATTCACGTTGGAGGAGCGACGTCATGACACTCATTCTATCACACCATCGTGTAGTCCTCTCAGCTCGTCTGCACAAAATGGGGGATTACACGAATCCCCATGTTGTGCGGCTGCAGGTGAAACACACAAAATCCACCACAACCTCTCACAAAATCCAATAAATAGAAACTTGAGGAGTATCCGCGCGCTTCCGCTGTTTCTTTTCAGTGTCCCAGTAGCGTTTCCATCATGGCCTATTCATCCTCGTCCAGGAACTCATCTATAaactccaccacctccccctgcgtggagacacacacacacacacacacacgcataaagGCATCAACCAGGCATCAGGAGGCTCTGTTTTGAGCAGATCAGCCCcatttccagctctctctgtgATTTCCCATACCTGGCATTACTAATGAGATCACAACCAAACTGAATGGTATTTTTCCCACATACAGCTTGTAATCCTGGCTTATGTTGCATTGGCCTGAAGACcatggtgctggtgctgcatcGCAACAGCGTTTACAAATGCTGGGTTCCTGCTGCCATCCCATGGTTGTCTGAGATGTTGCACCCTGATCAAGAAACAGGCCCCACATTGTGCCGCAGGGCGTCATGTGACCAGGCCCAATCCAGGGTTTTTCCATAAGTTACACAAAGCTGCAAACCCACACTGGGTTCACTGGGAACGCTCCAGGTCTAACAAACTGCATCTGGAGGCATCCTGTGATGCACATAAACAGCGAAACGCACCTCGTCGTCGCTCACCAGGCGCTGCCTGGCGAActccagcatctgcagctgcatggTGGTCTGGTTGTAGTAGCgcacggcctcctgcagcgaGCACAGGCAGGAAGTGAGGTGCAACACGCAATCACGCGACGTGCCTCTGACCTGCGGGTAACGCTCTGCGTCTTACTGAGCGGGGCAGGAAGTCGTCGTCCGTCAGGCCCCACCGGCTGTTGTGGAACTTGTAATAGGCCACGTTGTTCTTCATGACCTCGTCGCTGGGGTCGAACAGCATGTAGCTGGCCGCGCACGGCACCGCGTTCTTCAGGTCGTTCACTGCCAACACGAACACGACATACAGTTAAAAAAGAATAGGAAAGTCACCGGCTAACACATTAGCGACAACGCTACTCACATTTGTAGTAGGAGAACTGCAGGTAGTGGTACATGGTGGCCACAAACTTCTCCACAACAAACCCCCCCACAACAGGTGTGAGGTCACTTTCACAGCTCACTTTCCTCTCCAGGACTTCTATATAGTGATCTGAGGAGCAAAAGCAACTGGGCTATTACATGTTCACAGTGATGTGGAATAAACAGCACAACATCCAGACATGAACCAACCAGCTATGGACGGGTAGAAGTCCTTAAAGTCCTTGATGTCCCTGGGGCCCTCGGACGCAGCCAGACACTCGTCGTAGACCTTGAAGAAGTCTCTCAGAGCCAGCTCCATGTCCGACACCGACGTGCGGAAGTTGTCCCCGTTGTACGCCCGGACCGCGCGCACAAACAGCGTCTGAACAACACAGGACAGAGCGTGAGTCGGGCCCGGGCCGGGCTCCGGGGCCTCCGCGGGCGACCACCTACCTCGTAGGATTTGGTCTCCAGGTCTTTGAGGTGATCGTCGGCCCCAGGCAGACTCTTGTAATAAGCCATGTTCCTCTGCATCATCTCATCATTCGGGTGTTTCAGCAGGAAGGTGTGGGCAGCGGACACCGCCTTGGCCAGATTGTCagactgacacaaacacacacacacacacacacacaccgtgataAGGATGTACAGAAGCAGAACTGGGAAATGATCGAAAGCAAAGCATTTATTCTGAACTGGGGTAAAATGAGACACAAAAACAGTGATCTTTGAATGATGGTGCTGCGTTCAGGATCTGCATCTGCCACGTACAAACGTGACGTCATAACGCATTTAGTTCAAAAAAGATATCGCCAGTTTGGTTAAATATAGCCTCTGGTGTTACTGGTGAATCAAACAAACACCAACTGTCCCGTTGGTTCGAGTCGGGTCACTTCCTTCTCAGCGTCGCTCACACTCACGCCTTCTCACCTTGAAGTAGGCGTACTGCAGGTATTTGTACGGCTCCCTCCTCTCGAACTCGTCGATGGTGTCCCTGCTGGGCATGGTCTGCCTGAACGCGGGCAGGCCCTGCTTGCAGCGCTTCAGGCACTGCGCGCGCTTCATCACGTTGCCGAACGCGCGCAGCTCCGGGAACTCCTCGAACCGCCGCTCGTCGTCCAGACGCACGGAGCTGCAGTTGAGGTTGCAGAAGGCCTCGCTGTCGCGCAGCAGGCGGTACAGCCGCAGGGACACCTCCATGTACTCCACCGTCTCCTTCCACTTCTCCCCGGTGTACTGGTCCAGCGCGTACTTGTACGCGGACTCCAGGGGCATCAGCTCGTGCCGGGGGAAACTCCGGAAGCTGTATTTCTCGTACTGTGAGTTCGCCGCACCGGTTAAGCACGCGACTAGGAGCGCGGAGAAGATCGGAGAAGTGGAGGGTGCCATTTTAAAGTttggaggagatggtggagggTCTGGGTCTCTAGGACCGCCTTGAGTTCCTCCACGTATCCAGACAAAGCCTACCCTCCCTCGGGCGCAGGGGCAGGATCGGTGggggctgctggagccgctCCTCCCACTGAATCACGCACGAGTAAACCTCTGCTCTTTTTCTGTCCATATACAGTACACGCATACAATAGGGAGGGCACCTCGTGGACACAAAGTAATAAGctgaaaaaaagtttttataTGATGCCTTTAAATTCAGATTTCCTTCCGTCCTCAATAAAAGTTATTTCCCATACACGGTTTCACCCTACAGCTAAAAGAAGTTCCCTCTGGGGCACTAATTGGACCCCTGCTGAGAGGTGGAgtgtccctccctccctcctccctccactgccACGTAGAGGCATTCCTGTCCGGTCTCCCCCCTCCAATGGCCCGAATCCCACCATCACAACAGGATCCATGTATAACATCATCTATTGGACACTTTATGTGTCCAGCCTAGTGCTTAAAGTTAAGTGAGGTTCAGAAGCGTGTGTGGTTCTGGTTAGAGTGGATCCAGAGGGGGATATGCCTGCAGCTGTGAAGAGACCCTTGCGTTACCACGTTGACACATATCAGAGGCCGTACTGCGCAAGAGCAATACTATCCCATTCAATTTGGAAGTGCGTCAAGTCTGCACAAAGGAAGACTGACGAGATAGGAagcgcttcaaaataaaagcatgggcTACACTTtaacgatgtttttgtgtgagACTGATTCACAAGCAGGTAACGGATCATATAGATTCATTTGTTTCAGCTTCCCATTTATTCTAAACATATAGATAAAACGAAGCGTTTATGTAATCCTTCCAAATTTAATACTTAATGTTTAACCGGATGTTGTAGATTTCCTGACTTGACACGTGATCGTTCCTTGGGACCAGGGGCAGGACTTTAATCCAAGTCGGAGTAGGGGAGCGAACGCACCAAGGAACAGGGAGGCAGCGCGCACACTTCCAGGACCGGAGCGGAGTTCTCGTCGTTTGCTCGTCTACCGACTGTGAAAATGATTCACTGCGCGCTGCGGGTGTTGTACCTGTCGATCCTCGTGTCGTTCGCCGCCTGCAACGCTCCTCCCGTACCGTTAGACGACATCCTCATTGAGAAAACCTTCgtgccagagcagtgtgtgcgcGCAGTCAAAGTTGGGGACTATGTCAGGTATCACTACATCGGCATGTTCCCGGACGGCAAGAAGTTCGACTCCAGGTGAGTGTCGCCTAAAAAACCCCGTTAGCAGCTCGTTCTCCCGGTCGAAGCCCCGAAACGGGTGCACGGCGCGAGCGGCGTGCGCGATGCGTAAAAGTGCGCGTCCGGCGGTTCGCCACAGTGAGCCACGCAGGCAAACAGGCTGAGCCGTGGATCCACATATGCTTCATCCTTTACAGAACCTTTTTATCCCAACGACCTCGACAGCGATTCTACAAATGACCTCAGATGAATGGATGCAGGAGTTAATAATCACAATGGTGATCAGTTGCTTTTTTGATGGAACTTCACTAATTTGGGGGGATTCTGCCTGGAGAGACAGCAATAAAAGTGAACCCAAGAGGCTGAATGAGAAAATCAACCATGATGGGCACTGTAGTattaatacatacatacaaactcTGATGCTTTAATACAACCGCTGACTTGAAATGAAACCATGTTAATCAGattgtttagtttgtttaaatTTTCCTGAGTGTTTATTTGTTCACGTGCATCTGTCTCAGCTACGATCGTGGCAGCACCTACAACGTGTTCGTGGGCAAGAAGCAGCTGATCGAGGGGATGGACAAAGCTCTGGTCGGGATGTGTGTGAACGAGCGAAGGCTGGTGAAGATCCCGCCACGACTCGCCTATGGGAAACAGGGATATGGTGCGTGCAGTATGTTGTATGCTAACTCACAGTAGCGCGTCGCTACGTCCCATCACTCCACTGACTGACTGCTATGAAGCATGTTGGGAGGAAGTGAGCTGCTCCCTGGCGTCCATGTTTTCTGTTGTCAGAGGAACAaggaagcagctcagaggaaactGCAGCTGTTTACATTCTTATATGAGAAACATATCAGCAAATGATGGCACGCTGTCAGAGCATGGGTGTATTTGCTGCATTCGTGCCTAGAGTGGATATTTAGATAGAGGGATaatgggagggagagggaggagacggggcaTGTGTGGACAGGTTGACGCTGGGACCGTGTCCTCAAACCACCAGTGGGAACGAGCGGAAGCGCGAGAGGGAAAGGTGAGATTGAGAAGAAACCTGCCAGCTCAGCagaccccccccacctccccccaacacacagacacactatgGACTCAGCTTCACACACGCCCTCTGCTTATGTGAAGGCAACTAAAAGCCATCTTCACATCCATCAAATAAATATTGACtgtattattaaatatatatatatattatatagtaaagcataagaaaaaaaagtcttCCAACTCTCCGCTTCGTTCACCAGGTGACATCATCCCTCCCGACTCCATCCTCCACTTcgacgtgctgctgctggacgtgtGGAACCCGGAGGACGGCGTGCAGGTCAAAACCTACCACACGCCCCCCACCTGCTCCAGGAAAGTGGAGGTGTCCGACTTTGTGCGCTACCACTACAACGGCACGCTGCTCGACGGGACGCTCTTTGACTCCAGGTGCGTTTTGAACAGAGCTCCGCTGTGTTGGGACCTCAATTTCCTCCCGAGTTCTTTGATCAGAGGAGGCACTATATTTATACAtgagtttttttaaatacaaatcaaaacATACTTGAATATTTCAAATGCAGATATCTGGAGCCATGACCATTGACTACCTCCACACATACACTTGATTTTATACTTTGCTTTATGTCTTCTGGCTACATGACTAAACTCAATGATACATTGAAACTCCTGACACAACATATAATTTCTAACAAACACTAAAACTGTTGACTTTACATATGATTTCCCTTACGGGACAACAGCCTCTGAATTTTCCATTGTACTTCAGAGGCTATCTCACTCCaatggctgacacacacacacccacacacacacacacacacacacacacacacacacacacacacacacacacatgctaatgctaaatcataataaatcataaaatacaCTGATAAATGAAACAGACCTCACAGCTGACACAATAGTGCACACGAAAGCAGTTGCACGaaagcacaacaaacaaaagataTTTAATGTGTCTGCGGCGTCTTTCCCTGTAGTCACACCCGCATGCGCACCTACGACACCTACGTCGGGATTGGGTGGCTGATTGCTGGTATGGACCAGGGCCTGCTGGGAATGTGTGTTGGGGAAAAACGCATCATCACTATGCCTCCATCACTGGGATACGGAGAGAACGGAGACGGTGAGTGTTCAAGTCTTTGATGTGAGCCAACAAGACCAGTTCTGAAAGTCCTTAAAAAACTTCATTAGAGCAAGATTATTAACATTGTGCATATATTCAAGAAGACTCCCATCATAGTACTTGCCTCCCTAACGTTCTTCTCTCTTTAGGCAGCGACATCCCTGCACAGGCGTCCTTGGTGTTTGATGTGGTACTTCTGGACCTGCACAACCCCAGAGATGGGATCGCGGTGACCAATCAGCAAGTGTCCGAGTCCTGCACCAGGAAGACCGTGGCTGGAGACTTCGTACGATACCACTACAACGGCAGTCTCCTGGATGGGACATTCTTTGACTCCAGGTGTGTGAAGAGGTCATAATAAACCCGTCTACTGTCTGCTGTTCTTCGTGCCGCCTCACAGTGGCAGCAGTACTCTGCAGGAGAGACTAGTGAAACACATGGAACAAGAAACTTAAAAGACAACTATTGGAAATCTTCTGTTATGTGTTTTTCTGATGTCTGATGAATTGGGACCTCTAACTTTATAACTTTATTATTTCCAGGATGTTTTCAACACTTATTTAGCATTGTATATGTTGAAGAACTGATTAGCATGTTGCTAAACGTCAAGGCCTTGCTATGTTTCCACCAGACTCCTTTCTCCTCTTATCTTACTGACATACTCACATTGTCGCCAGCTTATTATAAATATGTCATGATCCTGAATGTCTCTTCCAAAGCTGCCAATGATAACATGTTTATCTGTCACTCCATAGCTACTCCCGTAATCGTACCTATGACACCTACGTGGGTCGAGGCTATGTGATTGCCGGCATGGACGAGGGACTCATTGGAgcctgtgtgggagagaggcgCACCATCACCATCCCACCGCATCTGGCCTACGGGGAGGAGGGAACAGGTATGCAAGGGTCACGTGAGCGTCAGGCGTCGACATCAAGACACGACATACTCCTTTATCTACAGCTTTAACCAGCAGATCCTTTGTCTAATTCATTCTCAGGTACTAAAATCCCGGGTTCGGCTGTGCTGGTGTTTGACATTCACATCATCGACTTCCACAACCCCTCAGACAACACCGTGGTCACCGTGACTCACAAGCCAGAGCTGTGTGATAAAGTAACGAAGAAGGGAGACTTCATCAAATATCACTACAACGCCTCTCTGATGGATGGCACGTCCATCGACTCCACGTGAGTAGAAGAAAACAGCAAGATTCTGACTGAGTGTAGTTAGaaaaagaacaaaggaaaacatCTACATGGATAAAAGTCCAGACAATACAATAAAAGTGCCAATTTAATAAAAGTATCTTTAGTTTAATTGAAAATGCATTAATAAGGTCTTAAAGAAACACAAGCTATATACAAGTGCCATTCAAGGCCAGTAGACGGAGAAACACGACCAAtgtcagcagctacagctgaCTGAATcatcacacagcacacacaggtgACAAGGACAGTACAACATTCACAAACAAAGAGCAACACACAATACAATAACACTGGCAACACTGATGACCAACAAAGACTCGCCTCAAACCAGGAACATAAATACATCTGCAGACTTTTACACTAACCCCATACATAAACACGCAGGTGCCGTCTCACAAGAAAGAAAGACCACATGCATTTACACCAAATCTTGGCTTTTCAGTCTGTGCATAATAAAAGTTTGTCTGTCTTTCACACTTAGGCATAATTATGGAAAGACCTACAACGTAGTCCTGGGAGCCAACCAGATAGTGCCCGGCATGGAGGACGGACTCATGGacatgtgtgtgggagagaaaaGACACCTTATCGTCCCTCCTCACTTGGGCTACGGAGAGCGAGGAGTCAGTAAGTCATGCACCGCACAAAGAGAACCACACGAGGCCCAAAAACAAGGAGCTACTGTAACACGGCCGTTGCTCCATGTTCCACGAGTTTGCAAATAATTGCATTCTGTTTTAAGGTACATGTGAGACGTTGTCTGACAACGCCGTTCAATCGGACTGATCTATAAtcgtatatatctatatctaatATCTATAATCGTATCTATCTGACAATCTATCAGATGTAAAATCTTCCTCTCCTCAATTCAGACATTACCAGAGaaccattgtgtgtgtgtgtgtgtgtgtgtgtgtgtgtgtgtgcagccgatGAAGTCCCAGGCAGTGCCGTGCTGGTGTTTGACATTGAgctggtggagatggaggaaggactTCCTGACGGCTACATGTTCATCTGGAACGACGACGTGTCTCCGGACCTCTTCGCCGAAATGGACCATAACAAAGACGAGCAGGTGGAGCCCTCAGAGGTGCGTCCACGCCGTTCCACTAGTTTATAGGTGATGCTGGAAGCTAGAAACTCCCCTCTGAACAACTCCTTTTTTGTTTCCGCAGTTCACCGACTACATCACGCGGCAGGTTAACGAGGGCAGAGGCCGTCTGGCCCCCGGCTTCGATCCCTATCGCATCATCGACAACATGTTCTCCAACCAGGACAGAAACGGAGACGGAAAGATCACAACGGAGGAGTTCAAACTCAAAGCAGACGAAGCCTCTGCCCACGACGAGCTATGACGGGACTGAGGGTCAGAACTCGGGCCGGGGAGTTGGGGAAAGGGTCAGTGAAGGTAActtgtgtgtgcaagtgtgggAGGAGATTTAGCTTTTTTACATGAGCAAAAGGTCAAGAGGCCAAATAAGAAGAAAGTGAGGATTTACGGAGGTTATTTTGtgggtttaaaaaaatgtttgacaaGAACTCTGGTGATAGttaacaacttttttttttgtttctgtcattgAGTTCTTAATGTGTTTTATGTAACATGCTTTTAAAGACACTCCTGTTTAAGAACAAACCAAGACCTCACTCCACAGTCTCTACATTTAACACTGCTGTTGTGCGTGAAACTTTTTTCACTGGGTATCGACAGCAGCCGTTCTTTGGGTCGGCCGCTTGTACcgtatagttttttttttgttctttatcAAAACGTTGCTTGTTGTTTCGGACTTTGTGCTttcgtgtgcatgtgtgtgtccgtgcgagagagcagtgtgtgtgaatgtgtgcgaaCACTGAGGTTTGATGATTCAGTGTCAGAGCAaagtttgatttgtttgtttaaataaagcGACCTGACCTAAAATAAATGACCTGACATGAGTTTGTGTTTGGAGACAATTCACAATTcacacattttacattacattcttaaatttttttttactgaattatATAACCAATGATAAATAAAATTGTTTCATAATCTCCCACAACTGACAACTTTATTCACCACAACGCAATAGGCGCCGGGAGTCATGTTTGCCGCCCGCCAGGTTAACTTCCTGAACCGCAGGCGCGTGTCGGAGGAAAGGGCGGGGGCGGGTGCCTGGTTCACGGTCTCCTTAAAACCAACGGATGTCTGAAGTGCTGGTATGTTCAAGCGAGAGCGCTCAAGCACCTCAAAACGGAAAGACGTCACGCTGCTGCCTGTCAGTTTTCGTCTGCGCTCAAGTTCCGCGGCAACACATCAAAACATGTGTTACATGATGCGCTCATTTAAAACGTAGCGTCTccgttgtttttattttctactGTTTTTGCAAAGAGACTTTTTTACCCCCTTTCCTCCGCGGAAGCCACTGTGGGAGATGGAGGACTGTTATCTCGGCTGTCAGGTTAGCCAGTCTGCCCCGCCTTCTCACACTTAAACTCTGTAACTCTTTCTTTCAACACTTTAACTGCAAATGTTCTTGGTTCTAATAAGTTTTTTCGGAGCCGTGTTCCAAATATATTATGAAAACTAACTAGCCGCTAGCGAGCGACGGAGCTTGTTGTCCGGTTGGATTCGTCCGTTGCGGTCAGTAAACGCATCTTCCAACTTTTCCCCCGAAGTGACA is drawn from Betta splendens chromosome 11, fBetSpl5.4, whole genome shotgun sequence and contains these coding sequences:
- the crtap gene encoding cartilage-associated protein, with protein sequence MAPSTSPIFSALLVACLTGAANSQYEKYSFRSFPRHELMPLESAYKYALDQYTGEKWKETVEYMEVSLRLYRLLRDSEAFCNLNCSSVRLDDERRFEEFPELRAFGNVMKRAQCLKRCKQGLPAFRQTMPSRDTIDEFERREPYKYLQYAYFKSDNLAKAVSAAHTFLLKHPNDEMMQRNMAYYKSLPGADDHLKDLETKSYETLFVRAVRAYNGDNFRTSVSDMELALRDFFKVYDECLAASEGPRDIKDFKDFYPSIADHYIEVLERKVSCESDLTPVVGGFVVEKFVATMYHYLQFSYYKLNDLKNAVPCAASYMLFDPSDEVMKNNVAYYKFHNSRWGLTDDDFLPRSEAVRYYNQTTMQLQMLEFARQRLVSDDEGEVVEFIDEFLDEDE
- the fkbp9 gene encoding peptidyl-prolyl cis-trans isomerase FKBP9, translating into MIHCALRVLYLSILVSFAACNAPPVPLDDILIEKTFVPEQCVRAVKVGDYVRYHYIGMFPDGKKFDSSYDRGSTYNVFVGKKQLIEGMDKALVGMCVNERRLVKIPPRLAYGKQGYGDIIPPDSILHFDVLLLDVWNPEDGVQVKTYHTPPTCSRKVEVSDFVRYHYNGTLLDGTLFDSSHTRMRTYDTYVGIGWLIAGMDQGLLGMCVGEKRIITMPPSLGYGENGDGSDIPAQASLVFDVVLLDLHNPRDGIAVTNQQVSESCTRKTVAGDFVRYHYNGSLLDGTFFDSSYSRNRTYDTYVGRGYVIAGMDEGLIGACVGERRTITIPPHLAYGEEGTGTKIPGSAVLVFDIHIIDFHNPSDNTVVTVTHKPELCDKVTKKGDFIKYHYNASLMDGTSIDSTHNYGKTYNVVLGANQIVPGMEDGLMDMCVGEKRHLIVPPHLGYGERGVTDEVPGSAVLVFDIELVEMEEGLPDGYMFIWNDDVSPDLFAEMDHNKDEQVEPSEFTDYITRQVNEGRGRLAPGFDPYRIIDNMFSNQDRNGDGKITTEEFKLKADEASAHDEL